acacctcccccaggggggtttggggcaatGCACTCAGTGCTGCACGCTTCAGCCGTGGCAGTGCCCCAAAAACCACAGCAGTACCCAAGAACCCCCAAATATCACCCCAACCCCCAAATATTCCCCCAAATGGGGGGCAAAGCCCCCCCAActcccaccccaaaatcctCAGTGGGGAGGggagcccccccctcacccgCCAGCAGCCCAAGGAGGGCACCGAGGCCCAACCAGAGCCCAGCCATGGCACcaacaaaccccaaaccctgagGAAATGCCCCCAAAACCTTTATAAGGGGCAGGTGGGCCCACACCTGGGGGCTAATTAGTGGCTAATTAATAATTAGAGCTGCAGGGGGGGTGGGCATGTTGTGCCAGAATGGCAGCAGGTGCGGGGTGCTGTAGGTACCAAGGGGACAATGAACCCACCCCCACAGCTGTTTGGGGGGGGTTCAAGGGGGGTCCCAGACCCCAAAGCGGGGGACAGGGACCAGGCAGACCCCACAGGGGTTCATTAACACCGGTGGTTAATtaggggctgtgggggggggtcTCACCCCAACAATTTGGGGCCGTTTGTATGGACTCGCTGCCACCcagcagcggggctgctgcTACCACAGGCCGTTTATTGGACATTTTCTGCCCCCCtacagagccccccccccccaaaccccacagccagcacccCCCACAGCCAGAAAACCCCAGGGACACCACAGaccgcggggggggggcgtggttttggggtcccccccacGCTGCAGGGAGGCCGTGGTGCCCAGGTTGGTGCTGGCAGAAAGGTTCCCCCCGGTACCCCGAGCTCTGCCCCCCCactacaaagcagcagcagctaaaaACCAGCTCGGGGAGCCGTTTCCCCAGTTTGCCCAGTTTCCCCCAGTCCGGGATGCCCTCGGCGAGAGTTCTGTTGGTGGGAAGGAGGTGCTGGGGCGGTGCTGATCCCACGGGGGCCCCGCAGCGGGCGCTGGGTGCAGTCTGGCAGCGCGGGGCCGCGATGGCTGGCGAGACCCCAAAAGCGAGACCCCAAAAGCGAGACCCCAACATTTCGGGGTGCCGGAGTGCAGAGATGAGGAGGGGGCAGGCCCCGAATAAAGGTGTTGCTtcctttttggggggggggggggaatatcAACAGGTACGGGGGGTGCTGACACGACACCGCAGCAGCCTGGCCACGAAGGGGACACCATGGAGGAGGGGCAGCgaccccttccccagctcccagcctgggcGCTGAGCTGGTGGGGAGGGGCAAAATGGGaacagagcccccccccccggcgctaGGCGTAGTCCAGCTGGGccgggctgcagctgccctcGCTCTTGTGCTCGGCCGCGGGCACGCTGCCGGCCTTGCCCTCGCCGCCGCTGTCGAGGGGCTTGGCAGCCATATAGTCCCgcacctccagctccagcttctTGGCCTTCAGGGCCGCCGTGTGCAGCTTCTCCAGGAAATCCGGCatacctgggggggggacagggggtcAGCAGGGctctcaccccccccccccgccaccccctcCCCTCATTTCTCTcgtttctctcctttctccccagcagcagcgggaGCTGAGGCCCAGCTCGGCTCAGAGCGGCCCCACGGAGGCGTTTTGTTGgtttgggttcttttttttttttggtttgggttctttttttttccccccccctcatttcCTGCCCCCGAGTTCAGCCCGACCGCAAGGCAGGCAGGCTGCGAGGCTCCCTCGCCCCAGCCGTGCCTGGTGGTGAAACAGCCCCAGCTGAAAGGGGCTCTGTGGTGGCTGAGAACAGGGGCCGGGTACTCTTTTTGGGGGGGTATTTTGtgatgtttgatttttaaacaaaaacaaatccctCCTTGGACTCACTGAGGGCTCTGCAGGAAGGGCACAGGGCGTGCAGGAGGTCAGGGCCgagccccaggcagcccccccctgccccagccctgctgcaggtggctgtggggtgAGCCCGGCTGGGTCCTGAGGTGCTGTGGGGCTCAAatccccagggctcagccccacgAGGGGCCTGGGgatgctgcccccagcccctacTGCCCCCAGGGGGACATTGAGCAGGCAAAACCAGGTCGTGGGGTAaaaggagggctgggggggggcaggaggttGGCGTGTGCTGAGCGGCTGCATTCAGACTCCACCATCTACCGCAAAGCACGtgatggggagaggaaaaaagaaaaaaaaaaaagacaagctttCGCAAGAAgtgggttttggttttattcccccccccactTGAGCCCTCAGGGAGCCTTTTCCCACCCCTTTGGGTGGCCCCCTTGTGGGagtcccagcagctgctgcacttACAGGAGTTTTCTCCCCTGTTTGCTGACATAACAGGGAAGAACGagagcccagagctgctctgaaataaggaaaaacctgctcattttagtgaaaaatggaagaggaTCCTGCTGGGCTTTCATTCTGCCCGGACTCTTTCCTCCTTGCTGCCCGTAAGTCAGGCACAGCTCCCTACCCATGGAAAGGGAcgggcagctgcagcaccaccagccccGCAGCCTGGAGCACGGCAGGCTCCGTTTTTAACCATTTCCAACCTTTCCTGCCCCAAGGGGGCtcaggagggggaaggggggagcgCCCACGTGCACCCAGAgcgaggaggcggcgggggggacGTCCCCCCAAGGGGCACGgcggtgctgcaggcaggactCACCGCTCGACACCATCCAGCTGACGCAGTACCGCGGGAACACCGTCTGCGGGTTGTCGCTGTACGTCAGCAAGTAGTCGAAACCgttctgcaggaggaggaggctctgTGAGCTCCCAGCaagctgcccacagcccccccagcgAGCGCTGCTGGCTCTCAGGAATCAGACGAAGCGTTAAAGAGGGAAGCACGGTGGTGGTGTGGACTGGGAAAGACCCAGTGAGGGCACACGGGGAGTTTTTCGAGGTGGTTTTGTGGAGAAGGAAGGAGTCGGCTGCCTGCATTGACCCCATGCAGCCTGCAGAGATCCAGCAGCTCTTGTTGTGAGAACATCGAGCACCAGAAACAAACCTCGGGAGGCTCGAGGCTTTTTTTGAAGGCATCTGGGTCTCTGGAGCGATGCGTTCAGCTCCTCAGGGGCACCCAAATCCTGTGGGAAGGGCCTGGAGCTCCTGAGCCAGCACTTCCAGCCCTTACCCTAGAGGAGCAGCCTCGCAGCCGCGCTGCCCAGCCCCCAGGACACACCTCGTCAAAGGTCTTGTGCGGGCGGATAACCATCTGCGACTCGTAGGTCCTCACCCGAACGTACTCCGGGTCCTCTGGGACGCTCGGGTGCTCCACAGCCCTGCGGGGACAGACGGGGGGTGTCAGAGGATGGGCTCTGCGCGGGGACAGCGCCCAGCACCAACCCAGCCTCGGCTACATGGGATGCTTTTGAGCATGAGGGTGGATTTTCAGACAGCTCCTTCatgttttgaagaaattttGGGAAAAGCTCATTAAATCTACACGCAGCTCTTAGCAGTTGGTCTCAGCTTTGTTTTACGGGTGGGAAATGAAGGCAAAGCGCTGCCGTACCTCGACTGGACACAAACCAGTCACCAGTAATGACCAGAAGCTCGAACCaccccactgctgcagctgcaggacgTGACCCTGGCGTGAGACCCGTGGATCCAGGGGCACCACCGACCTCCCGGCCTGGCAGAAAGACCTCAGGAGCTCGGCCAGGCCGAGCTGGCACACGTACCGCGACACCAGAACCATCAGGTTGTTCTCCTTGTCCACGCTGTAGCGGCGAACGTAGACGTAGTCTCGGGAGTACATCGGGTActgggggggagagagagagaagcggcgtcagccctgcctgctctgaGGTGTGGTGAGGAAACggaagaggaaaggaggaggaatcCCTCACCGGGAAGTGGGTCACCCAGTGAATCACTTCGGAGCCCGTGGCCAGGTCTCTCTCGATGACATCCAGCTTGATGACCAGCGAGTCCCACTTCTTCCTGTACTCCGTGTCCAGCTGGCAGCAACGAGAGGCTGAGTCAGAGCCACGTAACCCCCAGCGCTGCTGCGGGACAACaaccagccctgctcctcgcCCCGTGGAATTACAGACTCCTGGTCTATGCTACGGGCTGTCCCGGGTGGGGGTAGGTCGGGCAGAGGGATGCCATTCACCATTTCTGCTCCCCaccccctggcagcagggctccaCTCACCTGGACGTTGAAGAACTGCCTGGGAGTCACGTCTGTGTACGTCCCGAACACTGCAGCAAAGAGAATGCGTTCAGTCACGGGAAAATGCAGGTTTTACACCCCAGAAACCAACCTTCCCTCCTCATCTCACTGCACCAAGGCGGGTGTTGGGGCTgggaccccctccccaggggctgtgaggggacgGGACCCACAGAGGGGGAAGCACAGGACGggatttcacattttttcctccagacaGAGGCCGGGCAGGACGCACGAGGCGCAGCCGGTGCCAGATGTGGGGAAGAAGCCCCACGCGGGGCGCAGCAGCGGGCGGTACCTCGGTACTGGTAGAGGTGGGTGCCCTCGATGGGGCGCCGCCAGAGCTTGAAGTGCTTCTTGTCCATGATCAtctcccagggctgctccccggGGGCGCGCACCGCGTCCCGCTCCGACGCGGGGTCCGGGTGCTGGTACTCGTCTGGGGAGCCCCCGCGCAGCATGGCCGAGATGTTCTCCATGTGCTTCATCTCCTGCGCCGAGCTGGGGGGACACGGAGCAGTTAGAGACCAACCCGGGCACGGGACggagctggggagagctgcaaaGCCTCCACGCGGAGCTGAAGGCAGCGTGGGGGGCTCggtgctgcaggaagggcagGGATCACTCGCTGGGCTGTGAAACCAGCACCTCCCGAGGCTGCAGCGGGAGCAGGGTCGGGGTTGGTTTGgttgggggcaggaggagcccagGGAAGGAGGGACACGAGGATGAAGTGTTTGGGGAAAGGCAGCGACTGAGCGCTCGCAGCACCAGCACGGTGCTGAGTCAGcgtgggagcagcagccagggacggggggggggcacccatgggagGATggagaccccacagcaccccgAGAGGAGacggggagggaagaggggggaCCGGTGCTGCTCTGGAGCCCGAGCCgcacacagcagccagcaggcatAAGGCAAAGAGGACCACGAGGAccacctgcagcaggacagcacgAGGGGGCTCTGCACACCACCAAAACCCCCAAATTAAACATCAAAAAAGGGAGAACCTGCCCAtttggagctgcagcccccacctGCAGCACCCCACAATCAAACCTCCGCCCGGCTCGTGGTGCAGCCCCCTGCGGACACGGGGTCCTCACTCGCTGCCTGcagcgcccccagccccgccgccacccCGCAATACTAATTAGGTGGGGTAATTAGCATCAGCCTTAATGAAACCGCCGCCTGGGAGCTGCGAGGCAGGTCTCGCTCGTCGGGTGAGGGCAGGTTGGTGGTGCCGGGGAGCCCCCAAGCTGCCCACACCGGGAACAAAACCCCACAGAGTTCCAGGCAGGAGGGGGCAGCTGCACCCCGATAAGTTTAGGGCACGGCGGGGGCCCCGCTCCCTGCGTAAAGCCCGGCCCCATCCCACGTGCAGAGGGCCAGGAGCGGCAGCGTtccagccccgtgcccagcGGGTGCCAGCGCCAGGCCCCGAGATTTATTTCGGGCCCAGGGAGCAGCCGGGCCCTGCTGCAAGGCCCCGGGGTCAGGCTGACCTCTGCCTGAGGCGGCAGcgagcagaaaacaaaacaaaaacccaaataAACCCAGCGGCAGCACCTGCCGGGAAACACGCCCCATCCCTCCTCCCGCCCCTTGAGGTGTGCAAAGAGTAAAAACGGGATAAAATAGCTTAAATTCCCCCAAAACgggcctgtgctgctgcagctgctgggatcGAGCACTTGGGGAAGAGCGAGGgctcagagcccagcagctcgcGGGCATTTTCTGCCCCAAACTCCTGTatttcctcccccttttccccctccatGTCCCGAAGCCCCAGACGAGCTCCACACCAACGGGTTTTTTAATCCCCCGAGGCGCAGCTCACACCCTGCTGGCTCCTGAGCAAATCGGCTCAGGGCcctccagccccaaacccaGAGCGAAGCCAcgaggaggggagcagggacacCAAGGCGAGGGCACCGGGAGGGGATTGGGGTCGTCCCCATAACCTTGAAGCGAGCGGCTCGGTGCAGAATTTAATCCCACGCCTAATCCAAACCCTGCTGAGGCCACCACAAAGCGTGGTGCCGGGTCTGCCGGCCCCATACCGGCCCCAAAACACCTCGTGGCACAGGGGCCAGCCGCCTCCCTCGGGAATAAAATGGGATTTCTCCTCTCCTGGGCTGCACAAAGGTCAGCAGCGCGCGCCTGAAGCACCCCAAGCTGCCCCAAAGCAAGGTGAAGGGGTGCAAGCGAGGGGCGGGCCTCGTTAAGGCGAGGATTTAATTGATTATGAGCTAAGCTCCTTAATGCAGTGCCAGGTTCTGAGCCCCTACAGGGCGCTGAGCACCCACAGCACGGCGCGGCCACGCGCTCGAGGCGCTGGGAGCTGGGATTGACGAGGAGGAAAGGCGGCGCTGCCACGGCGTGCCAGGGCTGCCCATTAAGTTTTaattatccccccccccccaaggtcCCAGCCTGTACTCAGTAATTACACTGCAACGAAGCCAGGGCGATCCCAAAAAGccaccaaaaaaacaccaaaagacCCAACCTGGCCCCATCCCACCATAGTGAGGGCACCCCAGGGTGTCTGGGGGGCACCCACCCATGGGTTTGGTGGGACATCCCCAGCCTGGGGGCACCCTGAGATGTTGGAGGGGGGTAGGGGGGGGAATTAGGGACCCCACCTGTCAGTTAATCCCATACCTGAGGGGGCCAGGGGGCTCCCCCAAGGGCTTCAGGGGGACCATGAGATTTAGGATTTTGTGGTAAGGGGGGGGGAGTTGGGGACTTCCCTGAGGGTTTCAGGGGCAACCCTAAGCatggggggatgggggggggggcagggacaATCCCAAAAGTTTGGGGGGCAATTCCAGGTGTGGGGGCTCAGGCAGCATCCCCAAGaatttggagggggggggggaaccctctgcctagggggtgggcaaggACCCTCTGCGGGTGTTCAGGGCCAGCCCtaggagaaggggggggggggggtcagggatATCCCCaagggcttggggggggggggggggggaatcctCTGATATGGGGGGCTTGTGGGGTGGGCAAAGACCCTCCATGGCGGTTTGTGACCACCCTCAggcattgggggggggggggggctcatgGGCACCCCCAAGATCTCGGGGCACCCCCAAGCTCAGGAACatccccaggagctggggaccCCCACAGAtcggggggctctgggggcatCCCGAGGAGCTCGGGGGGGGTCCCTCCAAGCCAGGACcctcggggagggggggggtacGGGgtgggggtcggggggggggggggcacgcaccgctgcagctcctcctcctcgatGCGCTGCCCGTCCCACACGAAGACCCCGGCCAGGGCGGCCATGAGGCGGGCGGCGGCGAgggcggggcggccccgggccagcccccgcccccccccgggccctcctcctcctcctcctcctcctgctgctgcccgccgccccccccctcctcctgccctctcctcagccccgccgcccccccgctgccggccccTCCGCGGCCTCCTcgcccgctgcccgccgccggAGCCGCAGTGCAGCAGGCCCAGCAAGCCCAGCAGGCCGCGCCGCCCCGCCTGGCCCCCGGcgggaggagcgggaggaggaggagggcggggaggaggcggcggcagGCCCGAGGCCGGCGGGCGGAGGCCCAGGCGCGAGGCCCGGGCGAGGAGGCCGAGGAGCGGCCGCCGCGGCTGCAACATGCCGCCGCTCTGCCCCCGCCGCCGTCGCGCGGCGTCTGACGTCAgcgcgccgcgccgcccgctCCTCAttgggcgccgccgccgccgccccgcgcggCGATTGGGTGGGGAGCGAGAAGTGGGCGGAGTCTGCAGGGGGTGGGCGGGGACATGGtggaagggggcggggcttggtgcggggggcggggcttgggggggggcacggggctggatggggccgggggctgcggctgTGGGGTCGGGGGCAGCCGCCCCTAATGATGGGGTGtgggggcacagccctgcaTGGGTTGGGGTGCGGGGGCACAGGACACTATCTGCTGGGGTGCGGGGGGCACAGCCCTTCACTGGGGTGCCTGGATttattggggtggggggcaccagCATGGATTTATTGGGGTCCAGGGGGCACAGACCTTGATTTATTGGGGTTCAGGGGTCACAGGGCTTTATTTATGGGGGTTTGGGGCACCAGCCTTTATTTATTGGGGTGCAGGAGGACAGGCCAGTATTTATTGGGGTGCTGGGTACACGCCtttattttttggggtgggggacacCAGCCTTTATTTCCTGGGGTTTAGGGgcacaggattttatttattgggGTGCACGGCACCAGCCTTTATTTgttggggtgcagggggcacCTGGACTTTGTTTATTGGGGTGTGGGGGTACAGGCCCCTATTTATTGGGGTGCTGAGGGCACAGCCCTTTATGGGGGTGCAGGGCACACGCCTTTTATTTATTGGGGTGGGCAGGACTTTATTGGGATATGGGGGCACAGGACTTTATTTATTGGGGTGTGGGGACTCAGACCCTTATTTATTGGGGTGGGAGCACTGACCTGTGCTTATTGGGGTGCAGAGGGCACAGGCCTTTACTtattggggtgggggcaccAGCCTGTATTTATTGGGGTGCGTGGCAGCGGGTGCAGTCCAGGGGCATTTCTTGGGGTTCTGGCACAGGCACTAAGAGGGGTGCAGGGCAACGGGGCGCAGGCGAGGGCATTTCTTGGGGTACACAGGGCatggggcagggcagcacaggccTTTATAGGGGCGCAAGGATCGGGGGGGGACTTAGGAGGGGCTGCCAAGTGGGGTGCATGGCAGGGACgtttttttggggtggaggaCAGCAGCAGACAGCGGGGATATTTATCggggtgcagagcagcacaaggGGGGAGCAGCgtggagcccccccccagctttaGGATAAAACCCGGCCCCAAACCCCCCACCCCTGGTTTTGGGAACAAAGCGCAGGCAGGCACCGGGCACTATGTACACGGGTTTATTCCTCTGGAAAAGGGCAGGGCGTGGGATGGGGCCGAGGTGCGGGGTgtgggggacacggggacggtGACAGAGGGGTGGCACATggcccccaccccccaccccgaTACCTCGGGGACCTCCCCGCGTCCCGCCCCGACCTCCTGGAGCTACGTTTGTTAGTAGGGTGGGGGCATCGcgcccttttccttttttggggTTTTTACAGAAATACAGTGTTTATGCACAAGACTATTTACAGACGAGCCCTCCCTTGCATAGAGGCGCCGGGGTCGGGGCATGGGGGGGAACCCAAATCATTTTCCGgacaccccagcacccccagacctGGTTATTTTTGGCcgggggggcagcagcggggtgGTGGGACGGGGAGAACGGCACCGGGGCTGTGCTGGACCCTTCAGATGACGCTGCTGGTGGCCGGAACAAAGCCCCGATGGTTTTGGGGCTGTGACGGAGCCACCCCGGTCACATCCCAAGCCCCAGAGGGTGGCCAAATCCTGCCCAGGtgaggggtgggaggaagaggagcaagCGGGACGAAGCAGCTGGGGGCAGGGAACGGGGTGAGGAGTATTTGGAAGAAGGGAGCAGCATCGCGCAGCGTGCCTGCCCTAAAACTCCTCCTGGAGCCCCCCCGAACCTCTGCCGAGCCGCCCCGCTGCTCCCGGGCTGCCATACCCACCCCGCGCAGCTTTTTTGCCCCAATTTGCCCCAAACGGCCCCAAAACAAGGCTGCTCTCCTTGCTGGCTGCCGTCTGGGTTTGGCTGCGGGACTCTCGGCACCGTGCGGCTCCCGGCAGCATCGCTCGGGGTTGCGGAGGAGCGGGGCAGTGAGTGAATTCATTAAAAGCGGGGCAGAAAAACCATGAAAAGGGAGCGAAAAGCAGACCGGTCCCATTTCCACGGAGGTCAGGAACTTGCATAAAAGCCACAGCCGCAGGCCCCCACCTCGGTGCTGCTTCTCGGGGCCGGCACCGTACAAAAACCTCAGGATTTTCCTTGGGTTTGCAgcctggggaggtgctgggtgcTCCCCCCGCCAAGCTCAGCGCGGGCACGGCGACGTCCTGGAAGCACCCCCGGCGGGCGGCGAGCCTCAGGAGTAAAGTGCAAAACGCGCCCCACGGGCACGAGCCGCAGGAGGGGAGCGGTGCCGGGGAGGTGGTGCTGTGCCTGCccccctgctggggctgctgcgggcCCCCCCTCTCCCACGGCGCCTCTCTGCGCGCACCAACACGGGAAGGAGGGCTCGGGGGGCGGCTTCGGGGCTCGCCCCCGTCTCTAAATCCAACTCTAAAAGCAGTCCTTCGCGCGGGACAGCCAGCACGGCGCCCCCACGGCGAAGCAGTCCCGGCAGCCCCCGGGTGAGGGCAAGTTTCCGGGGGGCACGGAGCCGTGCCCGCCCCCCGGAGCCGCGGCGGCCTCAGGGGGTGTACGCCGGGGGTGGCTGGAACTGGTTGATCACCTCGTACTCGGCCGGGTAGGGCTCGTTCTCCTCCATCTCCGACAGCAGCTCCAGggcctgctcctcctcctcggtGGGGTAGTGGCGCAGCAGGTTGGCGGCCGTGGCGAGGATGGaggcgcccccggcccccgccacCAGGTAGAAGCTGACGGCGAAGGTGACGTAGACCTGGGAGCCGTGGTActtcttgtgctgctgctgctgcgccaGGATCAGCTCCGAGGCCCAGTAGCAGAACCCGATGACGGTGGCACACTGCAggactgggggtgctgggggcgggggggggaaggaCAGCGGTTGAGGCACCGGGACGGAGAAATAAATTCAGTGAATTTACCTGTGGCTAAGGCAGGAGCCCCCCCATGGCCGTGCTCTGCTTGCCAGGGGAGTGGAGCAGGCAGAGAGGGAGGTATTTGGGGTAAAAAAGAGCCTGCCCAGCCTGTGGATGTACCCGAAGTCTGAAATTCATcacaggagggaggaaaagaagaggctCAGCGCCTCGCTGCAAGCCTGGGCGCTGCGCTAAGGGTGTTTGTCCCCGTctctggggggagctgggctgaggaggaaaagcagcagaaaaataaaggagctCCTTTGGCGTGGCTCTGAGGAAGCAAACCAGCTCGCCCGGCTCatgagaagggaggaggagcagcGAGGCCACGAAGCTGAAGGGATTTTGTGACCCAGAAGGAGCTGCACGGACACCTCGGTGCCCTGAGCCTGACGCCGTGGGCTCTGCAGCTCAGCGCTCCGAggtgccagcagggctcagggGACGTAAACCTCCTGAGGGTGACTCACAGCACCCGACCTTCCCCACAAGGGCACGGATCTGCGCCGCGGGAGCCCTTTGAGAAGCAGAACTCACCGCTCCGTGCCCATCTGGAGGCGCTTGGTGTCCatccctgacctctgaccccaGGATTTAGCTCCGATTTGGAGGCCGGAGCTGCCCTTGAGGGCTCCGaggctgctctggctgcagccagagctAAGGAAGAGCTCTGCACATCGGCTGGGCAGCGCAGCCCCGAGCCGAAAACCCCTTTCCTCGGATCAGGGAAGGGAATTTGGGGTTGTCCCCGTGCAGCCGCAGTGACAGCCCTGCCCCGCGCTACCTGTGAGGATGTGGGCGAAGGCGTAGCGGCGCGTGATCTTCAGCGCCGGGTGCTTGGGCCCGAAGACGTCCAGCAGGAAGGCCGAGAGGCTGCAGATGATGCCCAGGAAGCAGAAGGCGGCGATGACGCGGAGCAGCAGCACGGTCTGGGGGTTCATGCAGTAATctgcggggacacggggctgcTGAGCACGGCCACGGAGCCAGCAAGCTGCCCTCTTGACCTCACCCCTCCCCGGTGCCCCCACGGGCTCGGGGGTTTCACCCCGCAGAGCTCTCCTCGGAGAAGTGGTGCTGTGCGTGCGGGGCACCTCTGGGTGCCCTCCATAAACCCGACCTTTGCTacgctgcaggcaggcagggcgtTTTATGGGGTAGTGGAAATGAAAGCTGCGGGAACGCCTCCCAACAGGGCTGCGCAGGTTCCTTATTTTGTATGAACTGGGAGTTCACTGGGGAACCTCCTTGCTCTGACACCGCGTCCTGCTGGCGCCCAGCCCCGCTGCGGGGAGCTCCCACCCGGAGCTCAGCTGGTCCCGCACCTCCCCGTGACATTTCGGTGCCACCAGCCTCACCCCGCAGAACCCAACCCCATTTACCCCCATTTACC
The Anas acuta chromosome 27, bAnaAcu1.1, whole genome shotgun sequence DNA segment above includes these coding regions:
- the STARD7 gene encoding stAR-related lipid transfer protein 7, mitochondrial yields the protein MRSGRRGALTSDAARRRRGQSGGMLQPRRPLLGLLARASRLGLRPPASGLPPPPPRPPPPPAPPAGGQAGRRGLLGLLGLLHCGSGGGQRARRPRRGRQRGGGGAEERAGGGGGRRAAAGGGGGGGGPGGGRGLARGRPALAAARLMAALAGVFVWDGQRIEEEELQRSAQEMKHMENISAMLRGGSPDEYQHPDPASERDAVRAPGEQPWEMIMDKKHFKLWRRPIEGTHLYQYRVFGTYTDVTPRQFFNVQLDTEYRKKWDSLVIKLDVIERDLATGSEVIHWVTHFPYPMYSRDYVYVRRYSVDKENNLMVLVSRAVEHPSVPEDPEYVRVRTYESQMVIRPHKTFDENGFDYLLTYSDNPQTVFPRYCVSWMVSSGMPDFLEKLHTAALKAKKLELEVRDYMAAKPLDSGGEGKAGSVPAAEHKSEGSCSPAQLDYA
- the TMEM127 gene encoding transmembrane protein 127 isoform X1, giving the protein MYTPGGPGLPGGRRRRGAAGGGGAGGGGGGLPKQPERSLASALPGALSITALCTALAEPAWLRIHGGTCGRQELGVADVLGYVEPELLRDYCMNPQTVLLLRVIAAFCFLGIICSLSAFLLDVFGPKHPALKITRRYAFAHILTVLQCATVIGFCYWASELILAQQQQHKKYHGSQVYVTFAVSFYLVAGAGGASILATAANLLRHYPTEEEEQALELLSEMEENEPYPAEYEVINQFQPPPAYTP
- the TMEM127 gene encoding transmembrane protein 127 isoform X2, with product MYTPGGPGLPGGRRRRGAAGGGGAGGGGGGLPKQPERSLASALPGALSITALCTALAEPAWLRIHGGTCGRQELGVADVLGYVEPELLRDYCMNPQTVLLLRVIAAFCFLGIICSLSAFLLDVFGPKHPALKITRRYAFAHILTALAAARAASEPSRAAPASKSELNPGVRGQGWTPSASRWARSGEFCFSKGSRGADPCPCGEGRVL